Within the Deltaproteobacteria bacterium genome, the region TCTTATTCAGGCGATGAGGAAGTAAAGCTTGGGGTCTCGTGACCCTAAATTTTAAGGCGGACAAATTCGCGGATACCGGCGGCCCTTCGCAGGGCGTCGCGGGCCTCCTCTTCCGTTGCCGATTCGTCGGGGTAGCGGAATTCAACCGCATATTCCTCAAGCTGGGCCGCATCTTCGAGGAGGGTTTCAAACTCAGGGTCGCTCTCTTTAGCCAGTTCCACAAGGACTTTCAGGGAGTGGATTTTTGGGGCATCGCGCTTCATTTTATTCAGGAAGGCCTTCAGATATTTCTCCGCGCATTGCTGGGCATGAAAACAGATCACATCCGCCATCCCGCTGACATCGTCCTCCGCCAGTTTTCGGCAGGCGGCCAGATCGGCCTCCGCTTTTTTTGTCCACGCATCAATCGGGTGATTTGTCATAGAGAACTTTGCCTTCGGCAAGAATTTTCGCCAAAAAAAGATCCCCCGCCTCAGATTTTTCGCCGATCTCTTCGGGGGTATGGACCAGAACATCCATGGGGACCAGCGGAGGCTGGCAGACATGCTTCACCTGGAGGCGTCTTTGGGCCGGCCGCAGGGGGGAAAGGGCATTTGTGACCACGAGAAGGTCGATATCGCTTTCCGGCTTTGGTTTACCCCAGGCATGGGAGCCGAATAAAATCACTTTTTGGGGCTGAAAATTCTCCACGATTTTTTGGCTGATCGTTTGCAGAATTTCGGGAGTTACGACAACGGGGTAACGAGGAGANNNNNNNNNNNNNNNNNNNNNNNNNNNNNNNNNNNNNNNNNNNNNNNNNNNNNNNNNNNNNNNNNNNNNNNNNNNNNNNNNNNNNNNNNNNNNNNNNNNNNNNNNNNNNNNNNNNNNNNNNNNNNNNNNNNCCGCCTCAAAGAAAAAAGAGATCGGTTGCCGGTAAAAATCGGCCAGTTTTTTCAATTCCGAAACGCGCAGTTCTCTGGACCCCTGTTCCATCTTGGACAGGACAGGTTGAGAAATCCCCACCCCTCTGGCGACCTCTTCCTGGGTCTTATTCTTCCGCCCCTCGCGTAAACGAGTCGCCAAAAAGGTTTTAACCCCTTCTTTTTGTAACTTATTGGAATCTAGTAACATATTTAATTCTAAAATAGAATATTCTATTTTAGAAAAACTGTCAATAGTCTTTTCCTCTGTTATTTTCCCTTTGACATTTCTGGGGGGGGGGGTAAGTAGACCAGCTTGTGGCCAAAAAGGGGGCGAAAGGGAGTCGGAAAATCACTTCTAGAACACAAATGAAAAGGGGTAATTAAGGAGGGTCTATGGATCCTATAAAAGCTCAGGTTCTTCTAAATGCATTACGTGTCATAGAAGAATATGAGTCTCCGGGTGGTGATGGTTATCTTCAGCGCCACCAAGAGAAATGGCCAACAACTGAGAGAGCATTTCCGGATCGTTTAGATCCAGAGATAGAGAGGTTACTTTCAGGCATATACCGTGAAAAGTGCCCAAAACAGGCCGGTACGTCTGATACAGGAAAGGCACTTAGGCAAAACCTTCGGCGGTGGGATGCGAGGCTTCGACAAGATTTGCCATATCCCGCCTTTGCAAGGGTAAAGGGATCCCCTTATAGAACTAAGTCTAGCCGGTTCGGGCCCGGGTGGCCCATTGAGACTAGGAGTGAAGTTTTGACAAGGATGGGGAACGACTATTCATCCTGGCTTGCTCAAGGAAACTGTACTCGTCTGACTTCCTTCTACTTTTCCGCCACCAGCCGTTGGAGAACTGGTGGTACCGGTGCAGATTCGTCGAAAAAGGGCGGCGAGCCTCAAAGCTTTTTTTCCATCGATGCCTGGCAGTGGTGGTCGCGGCAGGTGACCCTCGAACCCGAGGATCTTCCAGAGGCGATCATCGTCGCGGGGATGGCGTCGAGCGCGGCCCTTCAAGGGGTACGGAACTTTCTGGCGCCGGCCGTTTCAACCGCCGCGCAAACAGCCGAGGCGGCTCTGGGGCTTCTTTTCATCCGCGTGCCGGAAGATTCAATCCCCTCGCGGCCGGATTCGGCGTAGGCCCTACACCTCATCCTCATGTTTCCGTTCGGTGTGCAGGCCGCATTCCTTGTCGGCATCCACGGCGTTAAACCAGCGCCATCGACCGGCCCGGCGGGGTTCATTAGGTCCAATAGGAGTGGTACAAATCACACAGCCGAGCGATTCGTAATACCAGCCGTCCTTTTTCCATTCGAGCAGTTTGTGGACCGGGACGCCGTTTTTTGCGGCGTAGTCCCGTAATTTCTCCTCCGTCCAATCCACCAGCGGGGCGACTTTCAGAATCGGATGCTTGTCCTGCGGATGGGCCATGATCTCAAAGCGCCTGGTCCTGGCGCGGGAGGCGGATTGGTCGACGCGCAATCCGGTCAGCCAGACATCCACGCTTTTCAACACCTCGTCGTTGGGTTCCACCTTCCGCAGATGACAGCACAACTCCTGCTTTTTTTTGCTGTCGAAAAAAAGGTATTCCCCGTGCTCTTTCACCATCGCGGTGATTTTGGCGGGGTCGGGCTTGATCCGTTCCACCCTGATCGCATATTTTTTTTCAATGGCATCGAAGAGTTCATAGGTTTCCTTGAAGAGGCGAAGGGTGTCGATGGTAAAGACGCGCGGTTTGACACCTGCCTTGACGGCCAGATCCACCATCACCGTCCCGGTCAACTGGCCGCTCGTGCCGATGGCGGCGCGCTTTCCAAACCGTTTGAAAATCTCGCCAATCAGTTCCTGCGGATCGACGATTTTGTCCACGTCGGAAACCAACGCCTCGTTAACAGGAGGGGTTTTCATTTATATTTTAGATTATCCCGTTTTTCTGGAGTAAATCAAGGACCCGGCGGGTGCTTTCTTCGAGAGTTTCTTTTTCGGTGTGCAGAACGAGTTCCGGGCTCGTCGGGGCCTCGTAGGGGGCGGAGATGCCGGTAAACTCGGGGATCAATCCTTCGCGCGCCTTTTTGTAGAGCCCCTTTGTGTCCCTTTTTTCACAGACTTCCAGTGAGGCCTCGCAGTGGATCTCGAAAAATTGCCCCTGCGGAACCAGCGCGCGGGCGACATTGCGGTCTTCTTTATAGGGGGAGATAAAGGCGGTGAGGGCGATCACATTGGCCTCGCAAAACAACTTCGCCACCTCGCCGATTCGGCGGATGTTTTCTTTCCGGTCGTCCGGAGAAAAACCGAGGTTTTTGTTCAAGCCATGGCGGATGTTGTCGCCGTCCAAAACGGAGGCATTTTTGCCGTTTTCCACCAGCGCCAGTTCCACCTCGCGGGCCACGGTCGATTTTCCGGAACCCGACAGGCCGGTAAACCAGACCACCGCCCCTTTTTGTCCCAGATTTTTTTCGCGATCGGCCGCGTTAAGTTTTCCATGATGCCAATAGATGTGTTTGCTTTTCGGTTGTGCTTGATTCATATGAATTTTGTTCTCCAGTGAGGCCGGTGGCGCCCTAAATTCAAGCGTCGATGCCGAGGATCAGCACCGGAATGTCAATGTTGGACACGCCACGCTTTTCGAGATCCCATACAAACTGTTCAAAGTAGCTCACGCCGCTACTCATTTCGTCGGCCAGAGCTTTAACCGGTACGATCTCAATACCGGTGTCGATGTGACCAAGATTGCTGAAAATGGTCATCTTGGCGGCAACGTTGTAGACCATAAACGAGTATTTCCCAAACTGTACTTCCAGACCGAGTTTGCGCTTTACAAAGTCCATTTCGCGGAAAGCACCCTTGTGTAGTTTCTTTGGGGCGTAGCCGTCGGCGTAAAAACGGGTTGGGTAATCGCAGGGTATGCGAACTGGTTTCCATCCACGAAACTGCCGCTTAAACTGCTCATTCAACTTTACCGGGGAATAGAGAATCTGTCCCGGCATGGTAACTTCCTTACTTTTCTTCGTTTTGCACTTTGAGGCATTAATGCTTGAAATTGTCGCCTCAACCTCTTTTAGCAAATCGGCATACTTGCTCCGGACAACCTTTTCACCGTCATTGAAGGAATAGAGTCCGGCGACCTTCATTTGTCACCCTGGTTCCGCATCCATTCCATCGGAATTTGGGCAACCTTTTCCCTCCCAGTGGGCTGAAACACCGGTTTGCCAAGTGGTCGATAAGGGAGTGTGCCATCGTGTAGTTGCTGAACACGCTTTTTCGCTTCTTCAATATAGGCCGCCTCCTTGTCAATACCCATTGCGCGTCGATTATGCCGCAGGGCCGCAAGGATGGCTGAAGCCACCCCGCTGAATGGATCCAAAACCAGGTCTCCCTCATTGGTAAAGGCCAACACACAACGTTCAACCAGTTCTATCGGAAATTGACATGGATGGATTGTCTTTTCAGGATGGTTGGCTTTCACATTTGGAATATTCCAAAGCCCTATTTCCCATTCCCGTAACATCAGTTTCCATACATCGCCGGGATTTTTGCCAAGCGGATTTCCGCTTGGTTTGCCGTAATTGGAGCCCGGCCGGAAATTTGTTTTACCAGGATACTTGGAGGGAACACGAATCGAATCAAGATTGAACGTGTAGTCCTCTCCCTTCGTGAACCAAAGAAGCGTCTCGTATCTTCCTGAAAATCTTACGGAACAGTGCAAACCATGCTCGAAATGCCATACAATACGGTTGCGCAGCTGTAGACCGAGATCTTTGAAGATCGGGTAAAAGAAAGCGTCCAACGGGAATACCTCACTGTGTTCGACATAGTTGCCAACCTGCCAGCACAACGAACCGCCCATAGCCAGAACTCTGGTCAATTCAGTCAGAATAGGACGAAGTGAATCCAGGTAATGACACAGTTCTTCGCGGGCTTCGTACTCCTTTCCGATGTTGTACGGCGGAGAAGAAATCACCAGTTTGACACAACCATCGGGCATTCCCAGCAACGTTTCAAGTGTATCACCCTGCGCAAGCATAATCTCCGCTTCAGGATTAAAGGTATCGGAAATAACCGTTTGAGCATTCAGTCTGAATAAATTTGTGCGCATAGCCGTAGCCGTTTCTATTTCTTCTGTTGCGGACTGTCAATGTTTTCTGTTACACGGTCTTAGCAATTCAATCTCGGTGTCTACTTTCGGTTCCATCGGAACTCGCGGTCTATTTAATCGCCACTCTAGCTGTTGGTAGGGGCTCAGCTTGTTCCGGTTGGCGATATTGCATTAAGGTTCGCTCAAGCAGCCGATGGAACCTCAAGGCATCCACTCGAGACTGAATTGTTACACGATCAAGGCCCCGGCAATATTTTTTATGGAGTAATTTTGTTCCCCGTCCGCGGGGCACGAACCGAACAAACAGGCGTCAGCTGACTTGCAAAATTACGTAACAAAAAATATTGCCGGGGCCCAAGCCTTATGACTACCGAAATTATTACCATTGGCGACGAAATTCTTTCCGGAAACGTGGTGGATACCAATACCGCGTATCTCGCCGACCAGCTCTGGCTGAAAGGAATTGAAGTTGCCTACCACACCGCCGTCCGCGACGACGCGGCAAAAATCAGGGAGGCCCTTTTGCATTCAGCGACCCGCGCCGAGCTGGTTTTGGTCTCCGGCGGCCTGGGGCCGACCTCCGACGATTTTACCATCGAGGTGGCGGCCAAGGCGTTCAAGAAGAAACTGGTTATCGACTCGGCATATGTCCACTATCTGGAAAATCTCTTCAAACAATGGGGGCGGCCTCTTGCCGAAAACAGCAAAAAACAGGCCTATGTGCCGCAAGGGGCCAAAACGTTTCACAATCGGGTGGGCACCGCCCCGGGGATCGGCGTCAAGTTCAAAAAGACGCAATTCTATTTCATGCCGGGGGTCCCCAAGGAATTAAAACAGCTCTTCCACGATTTTATTCTCCCCGAAATTATCGCCGCGCGGAAAAAGGCGCTAGTCTTTGAAAGCAAAATGCTCAAATGCTTCGGCACCGCCGAGGCCGCATTGGATGCGGCGCTCAAGGATATGTATGTGAATCGCGTTGATATCGAGAATGTCCGGATAGGCTTCAGGGCCCATTTTCCCGAAACGTTCATCAAACTTTCGGCCTGGGATAAAAACGGAGACCAGGCCAGAAAGAGGCTCCATGATGTGGAGGCGAAAATTCGGGACCGGATCGGAAAATATATTTACGGCGAGGGAGACGACACGCTCGAGGGGGTTGTCGGGGCGCTGTTGGCAAAAAAGAAACAGACACTGGCGGTGGCGGAGTCGTGCACCGGCGGATTGGCGGCACACCGGATCACCAATGTGCCGGGGGCGAGCAAATATTTTCTGGGCGGGGTCGTGAGCTACAGCAACGAATCCAAGACGGCGGTTCTCGGCGTTTCGCCTGACACGCTTAAAAAACATGGCGCAGTCAGCTCCCAATGCGCCATTGAAATGGCCCAGGGAGTCCGCCGGGTGACGAAGGCCGATTATGCGGTTTCCATTACCGGCATTGCGGGGCCCGCGGGAGGGACCACCGACAAGCCGGTCGGGACCTTTCATGTGGCGCTGGTCAATCATTCCGGCAACTGGGAGAAGAAGTTTTTCTTTCCGGTCAACCGCGAGTGGTTCAAGCTGATCGCCTCATCGGTGGCGCTGGAGCGCGTCCGCCGGGCTTTGCTGGGCCTGCCGGTCTCGTAAAGTGCGGGCAGTAAATTTTCGATACGATATTGCTCTTGACAATATACCATTAATGGTATAATAATTTATGCAGGTGAAATGGACGGTCGAGGTCCTCTACGTCGGGCACAAGAAGGATGTGCCTTATTGAGGGGAGGCGGTTATGAAAAAAATTACGGTGAGTACCGATCTGGGGATGGTCAGCGTTTATCCCCTGCTGAAATTGAACCGTCATTTGATTCAAAAAATTCAGAAGTCGCTTAAGCGGACCATGCATGCCCTCAAGGAGGGAGAATATGATGCGGCAGATGGTGTTATTGAGGCCCTGAAGAGAAAAGATCCTCTCGTTGGCACGCCATCCGGAGCGCTGACCGGTTATCGGTTTCGGTTGAATATGACCCACAAGCAACTTTCAAGGGAAACCGGCATTCCTCAACCGCCCATNAAGGGAAAACGACCCATTGGACTTAGTTCCGCCAAAAAGATCGCCCAAGCGCTTAAAATTGACTATCATAAACTGGTCTGATTCGCCGACCGTCTCAACTCACTGGAATTATTGGCCAATTTTAATCATTTTTTTTGAAAAAACCACGCAACTTTTTTTGGCGATTGCCGATAACAGTAAGAGTCTGCTATGACACGTACAGATAGCGGTTCTCGGGGTGACAGATAAAATAATTTTTTTTGAGAAAGGAAAAAGAATATGGGCAACACATCCATTGATCCAAATGCAGTTTCTAACTGCGCTTATGAAACGGATCGCTATACCTCACTCAATGGGGATCAGATTACGCGGTTATGTGGTGGAGTGAAAACCGGGGAAGAGTCTTTGGCGGTTCAAAACTGCGCTTATGAAACGGATCGCTATACCTCGCTGGATGGGGAGCAAATTGCACAGTTGTGTGGAGGAGAGCCATCACAACCGATTGATGCGATATCAGCCGCACCAACACCTACCGTTGTAAAAGTCAAAAAAATGAATATTTTTAACACGCTTATATTCTTTGGGAAGAACCAGTCCGCCGAGCAGGAACAGCCGGTTAAGTAAAACCCCAACGGGGTTATGGAATAAAGCCGTGAGCGAAAACCGTTGGCTACTTCCACGCCGGGGGACCTCGCCGCCCCGCCATGCGGCGAACCGAAGCGGCCATTTTCTGGAGCTGAAGGAGAATCTCGATTTTTTGTTCGAAGGGGAGTTTGGCCAGAGAAAGACGCCGGGCGTTTTTTTTCTTGAGCAACCGTGTGAAAATTTTCTGTTGGGGCGAGCGGCGCCTCATATTTTTGCCTTTTTCTTCACTTCATTCCATTTTGCCGTCAGATTGTGTTTTTTCAGAATGCCGGTCAGCAAGTTTCCGTCGATTCTTGTCTGCTTAATCAGTTGAACAACCCGCTCTTGATCCTTAAGCCTCCCTGTTTGAAGGGCAATGGCCAGCAGATGTTCCGGACGAATGACTTTCGTGAGGACCTTTTTGTATTTGGCGGCCCGGGCCTTTTTTACCGCCTCCTCGATCAAGGTATTATAAGCGGGAATCAATTGCACGGGAATCCCTTCGATCAAAATATGTTCCTGGCGCGCGGCATAACCCTTTTTTTTCAGGAATTCATAAATGGGCGAAAGGGTCATCAGCTTTTCGGATGAGGGGGGAAGGAAGACAAAAACATCCAGATCGTAGGTTAAAACCGGTTCGGCATAAAAGAGGAAGGCAACAGCTCCGCCAAGCGCATAGCCGGTGATCAACCCTTCTTTTTCCAATTCGTTGAGAATATGAACGACTTTTTCCATTATATTTGGGGCCCTTTCGGCCCGGTTGATGCTACTCGCGTTTATCTATTTCGGGCCTCAAACGGCCCCAAACCCCGCGCGAATCACCGGCAAAGCCGGATGATTCGCTTTGGTTTGACTTTAGCAGAATGCTTTTCCCGGTCAAAGGTTTAAACACCTAACCTGACGCAAATCATCTAATTTTCCCTTGACCCTGTTTCCCCCGTCGATTATTTCATGCCCCACCCTATGCAGTCCTCAAGCGCCTCCATGGGTGGCCACGCCACTGGTGGCCATTCCATCGGATTCGCAAAAACCTTTCGCACCGATCGCTGGTGGGTGGGGCCTGTCTTAACTTTTTTGGGTCTCGCGGGTTTTGTTGTCTATTCCACCTGGGCCGCCTTTCAGGGGGACCATTATTTTTACGGATCGTATCTTTCCCCGTTTTATTCGCCGCTTTTGTTCATTAACCCGAACGTTCCCGGTGCCGCGCCCCTGGCGCATGCCTGGTTCGGGGTCTACCCCGGCTGGTGGCCGGCCTTCATTCCGCAGTCGCCGGCCTTTCTCATTCTGGCCTTTCCCGGCTCGTTCCGGTTTACCTGCTACTATTACCGCAAGGCCTACTATCGCTCCTTTGCCGGCACGCCGCCCGGGTGCGCCGTCGGTCCGTTCCCGCGCAAAAATTACAAAGGGGAGACATTCCTGCTCTTGTTTCAGAACCTCCACCGCTATGCCCTCTACTTTGCCCTCCTTTTTATTTTGATCCTCTATTACGACGCCTTTCAATCCTTCTTCCGTGACGGAAAATTCGGCGTCGGTGTCGGGAGTCTCGTTCTCCTTTTGAACGCCACTTTTCTGGCCTGCTATACGTTCGGTTGTCATTCGTGGCGCCATCTCGTCGGCGGCAGGCTCGACTGTTTTTCGTGTGATGGGGTAAGCAAAATGCGGCACGGCATCTGGAAGAGGGTCACTTTCCTGAATGAACGGCACATGCTGTTTGCCTGGGTCTCGCTTTTCTGGGTCGGTTTTTCCGATTTTTATGTCCGGATGGTGTCGATGGGAATTTGGAAAGATTTCAGCACATGGTAAACGTCAGGGAAATTCAAACATTCGAACATGACGTGATCGTCGTTGGCGCCGGAGGGGCGGGACTTCGTGCGGCGATCGAGTGCGCCAAGCAGGGCCTCTCGACCGGGGTTGTCTGCAAATCCCTCTTGGGCAAGGCCCACACGGTGATGGCCGAAGGGGGGATGGCGGCGGCGATGGGGAATGTGGATGCGCGCGACAACTGGAAAATCCACTTCCGCGACACGATGCGCGGCGGAAAATTTTTGAACCAATGGCGGATGGCGGAACTCCACGCCAGGCAGGCGCCCGACCGCGTGCGGGAGTTGGAAGAATGGGGGGCGGTTTTTGACCGGACAAAAGAGGGGCTCATCAGTCAGAGGAACTTCGGCGGGCATCGGTATCCGCGTCTGGCGCATGTCGGCGATCGGACCGGTCTGGAGCTCATCCGTACCCTTCAGGATTATGCCGTTCATCAAGGGATAAAGGTCTATATGGAATGCACGGCGCTGGATCTGTTGAAGGAGGGTGACTCCGCCTCCGCCAAGGCTTCGGCGGACAGGCGCGTTTCGGGGCTCGTGGGTTATTTCCGCGAAACCGGCCGCTTTGTGGTTTTTAAAGCCAAGGCGGTGATCTTTGCCACCGGCGGCGCGGGCAAGGCGTGGCAGGTGACCTCCAACTCGTGGGAATATTCGGGCGACGGCTACGGAATGGCGTATGAGGCCGGGGCCGAGTTGATGGACATGGAGTTCACCCAGTTTCATCCCACCGGAATGGTGTGGCCTCCCTCCGTTCGCGGGCTGTTGGTGACCGAGGGGGTTCGCGGCGACGGCGGCATTTTGCAAAACAACAAGGGGGAGCGGTTCATGTTCAACTATATTCCCCCCAAATTTGCCCCCGAAACGGCCGACACGGTGCAGGAGGCTGATTGCTGGCTTAAAGGGGATAAGTCGGCACGGCGCCCCCCGGAGCTTTTGACGCGCGACGTGGTGGCGCGCGCGATTACAAAAGAGGTCAACGAGGGGCGCGGGTCCCCCCACGGCGGCGTCTTTTTGGATATCGCCTCGCGCCTGCCGGCCGAGGTCATCAAAAAGAAGCTCCCCTCCATGTACCATCAGTTCATGGAACTGGGGGAGCTCGACATCACAAAAACGCCGATGGAGGTCGGGCCCACGCTCCACTACTTCATGGGGGGAATCCGTGTCGATCCTGATACCCAGCAGACCACCGTTCCCGGCCTCTTTGCCTGCGGTGAGTGTTCCGCCGGGATGCATGGGGCCAACCGTCTTGGGGGAAATTCCCTCTCCGACCTTGTGGTCTTTGGCAGGCTGGCCGGTCTGGGGGCCACAGGCCTGATCCGGTCGATGAAAATGCCCCCCAAAATTTCGGAGGAACAGGTGTTATCGATCATGAAACGGGCGACCGGAATTTTAAACCGCGAAAAAGGGACAAACCCCTATCTGGTTCATGAAGATCTGCAAAAGGCGATGCAGAGGTATGTGGGGATTGTCCGGACCCAAGAGGAATTAACGACTGCACTCAGGGAGCTTGAACGAATCAATGTCGATGCCGCACAGGTGAAGGCCGAGGGGACGAGCCAGTACAATGCCGGTTGGCACAAGGCGCTCGATTTGCGCAATCTCCTCATTTCATCCGAAGCGGTAACCCGCGCGGCTCTGATGCGTCAGGAAAGCCGTGGGGGGCATACGCGTCTGGATCATCCGGGGGAACAGGACGAATGGGTGAAAGTCAATATTGTGATTAAAAAAGGGGCGGACGGTATGGAGGTGAGAAAAGTGGAACGGGCCGAACCGCCGGAGGAATTGAAAAAGATTGCGACGGCGAAGATTGAAGATTTGGAGGCGGGAAGAGGTTAGAGTGCATACGTTTTTTACGTGCGTACGTTTTGTACGTTAAAAATGGAAGAACGTATTAAACGTATGAACGTATGCACGTATGAACGTCAATGGCGAAGCGAAAATTCAACATCTGGCGCGGGGATAAAAGCGGCGGCGATTTTGTCGAGTACCGAACGGAAATCACGCCGGGCATGGTGGTCCTCGATGCCATCCACCAGATTCAGGCGGAATCGGCCGGCGATTTGGCCTGCCGCTGGAACTGCAAGGCGGGCAAATGCGGTTCCTGCAGTATGGAGATAAACGGCAAGCCGAAATTAAGTTGTATGACGCGGATGAATATCTTTGGCTCCGACGAAACCATAACAGTCCAGCCGCTCAAGACCTTTCCGGTCATCAAAGATCTCGTTACCGATGTTTCGTGGAATTATCGTCAAAAGGAGAAGATTGTTCCGTTCAAGCCGAAGCCGCGCGATCCGGACGGGAATTACCGGATGATGCAGGAGGATGTCGACCGGGCCCAGGAATTCAGAAAATGCATTGAATGTTTTCTCTGCCAAGATGTCTGTCACGTTTTGCGCGATCAAGGCGGAAAAGATCAGTTTGTCGGTCCGAGGTTCATGATTTTTCTGGCCCAGCTCGAGATGAACCCGCTCGATACGGCCGACCGGATCCCCGCCATCCGGAAAGAGTTCGGTTCGGGCTTGTGCAACATCACCCGTTGTTGTACGGAAGTTTGTCCCGAACATATCAATATCACCGACAACGGGATTATTCCGTTGAAAGAACGGGTGGTGGACCGGTATTTCGATCCGGTGCTTTGGCTGAAACGCAAAATTTTTGGAGCGTGAATGACATTGCGGCTTGTTTGAAAGAGTGTTAATCTAAAAAAAATGGCCCAGAGAATAAAAAAGAAGCAACGGCTGGCCCAATTGCAGTGGGCACGCTGGATCCGTCGATATCCCGGACGTTATCTCGCTGTGGTCGACGGTAAAGTATTGGCCGTTGGCCGCTCCCGGCTTGCCGCATTCAAAAAAATAGAAAAGAAAGTCCCTCAGAACAAAGAGGTGGGATTGTTTTATATTCCCACTCCAAATCAATACCCGATGCTTCTCCATGCGATTTCCCTACCGAGAAATTGAACCTGGAAAATACGGGCCGATAGTCGATGTGAGGCTCATGGGGCCGTCTCGTGTTTTCCGTTTTGAAGTTTTTGTGGATTCAGGCGCCGATTTCAGTATTTTTGACGTTCATTCGGCGGCTATTATCGGCCTCAAATATCAAGCGGGCGAAAAAATCCCCGTAACCGTTGGAGATGGCGATCGAATTACCGTTTACCGACACATATTGCCGGTCTGGTTTGCCGGTTGCCGTTTTTCGGCGCCAATATGTTTTTCTCCAGGCCTTGGCTCCGGTTTCAACCTGTTGGGACGCACCGGTTTTTTCCAGCGATTCCGTATTTGCTTTCACGAGAGCAAACGATTCATTTCAGTTCAGAATGTCCGGTTGTAGCTTCAAAGATCCAAATTTCACTTGACCCCTTTGGCTCCCCTCGGCTACTCCTCTCGCCATTATGACTTATTCTTCTCATTTGAATCCCCCAAAGCAAGGCTCAAAAATCACCATCCAAAAAGGAATTCTCAAGGTCCCCAACGATCCGATCATCCCGTTCATCGAAGGGGACGGAACCGGCCCCGACATCTGGAACGCCTCGGTGATTGTTTTCGACGCGGCGGTGAAGAAGGCCTACGGCGGAAAACGAAAAATAAACTGGTTTGAAGTCTACGCCGGGGAAAAGGCCAAAAAGGTTTACGGCGACAAATGCCCCCCGAATTTTCTCCCGGACGAAACAACCGATGTGATCAAGGAGTATCTTGTCGCCATCAAAGGGCCGCTCACCACGCCGGTCGGCGAAGGGGTCCGAAGCCTGAACGTGGCCCTTCGCCAGATTCTCGATCTCTATGTCTGCCTCCGCCCGGTCCGTTATTTCAAAGGGACCCCCTCGCCGGTGAAAAACCCCGAAAAGATCAACATGGTCATCTTCCGCGAAAATACGGAGGACATTTATGCCGGGATCGAGTGGGCCGCCAAATCGGCCGAGGCGCGAAAGCTGATCGGCTGGTTGCAGACGGAGTTGGGGGTGAAAAAAATCCGTTTCCCCGAAACCTCCGGCATCGGCATCAAGCCGGTTTCCGAAGAGGGGACAAAACGTCTGGTGCGGGCGGCCATCAAGTATGCCGTCTCCCACAAACGGCGGAGCGTGACCTTTATCCATAAAGGGAACATCATGAAGTTCACCGAAGGGGCCTTTCGGAATTGGGGTTACGAGTTGGCGCGGGATGAGTTCCGCGATCAAACCGTCTCGTGGGAAGAATGCAAGGGGAAGGTTCCCGCCGGAAAA harbors:
- a CDS encoding restriction endonuclease, yielding MKVAGLYSFNDGEKVVRSKYADLLKEVEATISSINASKCKTKKSKEVTMPGQILYSPVKLNEQFKRQFRGWKPVRIPCDYPTRFYADGYAPKKLHKGAFREMDFVKRKLGLEVQFGKYSFMVYNVAAKMTIFSNLGHIDTGIEIVPVKALADEMSSGVSYFEQFVWDLEKRGVSNIDIPVLILGIDA
- a CDS encoding HEPN domain-containing protein, producing MTNHPIDAWTKKAEADLAACRKLAEDDVSGMADVICFHAQQCAEKYLKAFLNKMKRDAPKIHSLKVLVELAKESDPEFETLLEDAAQLEEYAVEFRYPDESATEEEARDALRRAAGIREFVRLKI
- a CDS encoding site-specific DNA-methyltransferase; amino-acid sequence: MLAQGDTLETLLGMPDGCVKLVISSPPYNIGKEYEAREELCHYLDSLRPILTELTRVLAMGGSLCWQVGNYVEHSEVFPLDAFFYPIFKDLGLQLRNRIVWHFEHGLHCSVRFSGRYETLLWFTKGEDYTFNLDSIRVPSKYPGKTNFRPGSNYGKPSGNPLGKNPGDVWKLMLREWEIGLWNIPNVKANHPEKTIHPCQFPIELVERCVLAFTNEGDLVLDPFSGVASAILAALRHNRRAMGIDKEAAYIEEAKKRVQQLHDGTLPYRPLGKPVFQPTGREKVAQIPMEWMRNQGDK
- the cysC gene encoding adenylyl-sulfate kinase produces the protein MNQAQPKSKHIYWHHGKLNAADREKNLGQKGAVVWFTGLSGSGKSTVAREVELALVENGKNASVLDGDNIRHGLNKNLGFSPDDRKENIRRIGEVAKLFCEANVIALTAFISPYKEDRNVARALVPQGQFFEIHCEASLEVCEKRDTKGLYKKAREGLIPEFTGISAPYEAPTSPELVLHTEKETLEESTRRVLDLLQKNGII
- a CDS encoding competence/damage-inducible protein A; the protein is MTTEIITIGDEILSGNVVDTNTAYLADQLWLKGIEVAYHTAVRDDAAKIREALLHSATRAELVLVSGGLGPTSDDFTIEVAAKAFKKKLVIDSAYVHYLENLFKQWGRPLAENSKKQAYVPQGAKTFHNRVGTAPGIGVKFKKTQFYFMPGVPKELKQLFHDFILPEIIAARKKALVFESKMLKCFGTAEAALDAALKDMYVNRVDIENVRIGFRAHFPETFIKLSAWDKNGDQARKRLHDVEAKIRDRIGKYIYGEGDDTLEGVVGALLAKKKQTLAVAESCTGGLAAHRITNVPGASKYFLGGVVSYSNESKTAVLGVSPDTLKKHGAVSSQCAIEMAQGVRRVTKADYAVSITGIAGPAGGTTDKPVGTFHVALVNHSGNWEKKFFFPVNREWFKLIASSVALERVRRALLGLPVS
- a CDS encoding phosphoadenylyl-sulfate reductase, producing MKTPPVNEALVSDVDKIVDPQELIGEIFKRFGKRAAIGTSGQLTGTVMVDLAVKAGVKPRVFTIDTLRLFKETYELFDAIEKKYAIRVERIKPDPAKITAMVKEHGEYLFFDSKKKQELCCHLRKVEPNDEVLKSVDVWLTGLRVDQSASRARTRRFEIMAHPQDKHPILKVAPLVDWTEEKLRDYAAKNGVPVHKLLEWKKDGWYYESLGCVICTTPIGPNEPRRAGRWRWFNAVDADKECGLHTERKHEDEV
- a CDS encoding succinate dehydrogenase; this translates as MGGHATGGHSIGFAKTFRTDRWWVGPVLTFLGLAGFVVYSTWAAFQGDHYFYGSYLSPFYSPLLFINPNVPGAAPLAHAWFGVYPGWWPAFIPQSPAFLILAFPGSFRFTCYYYRKAYYRSFAGTPPGCAVGPFPRKNYKGETFLLLFQNLHRYALYFALLFILILYYDAFQSFFRDGKFGVGVGSLVLLLNATFLACYTFGCHSWRHLVGGRLDCFSCDGVSKMRHGIWKRVTFLNERHMLFAWVSLFWVGFSDFYVRMVSMGIWKDFSTW
- a CDS encoding helix-turn-helix transcriptional regulator — encoded protein: MATRLREGRKNKTQEEVARGVGISQPVLSKMEQGSRELRVSELKKLADFYRQPISFFFEA
- a CDS encoding nucleotidyltransferase domain-containing protein; protein product: SPRYPVVVTPEILQTISQKIVENFQPQKVILFGSHAWGKPKPESDIDLLVVTNALSPLRPAQRRLQVKHVCQPPLVPMDVLVHTPEEIGEKSEAGDLFLAKILAEGKVLYDKSPD